The Acinetobacter shaoyimingii DNA segment AGTGCCGAAGGCAGTTATGGTCTGTTGCCCCTGCTTTGGGGAACACTTATGGTCAGTGGCATCGCATTATTTGTTGCTGTACCAGTAGGGCTGATGATCGCCATTTATTTAGCCGAGTATGCATCTCCAAATTTTCGCTCATGGGCAAAACCAGCAATTGAAGTTTTAGCAGGTATTCCGACCATTGTTTATGGTGTATTTGCATTAATGGTGATTGGCCCATTTTTAAAAAGCTTAGGTGCCATGATCGGCATTGATATTAATGCCACCAGTGCACTTACAGCAGGTCTGGTCATGGGCATTATGATAATTCCTTTTGTTTCTTCATTGTCAGATGACATTATTACTCAAGTACCACGTGCTATGCGTGATGGATCATTGGGACTGGGTGCGACCAAATCGGAAACCATACGCCAAGTTGTACTTCCAGCAGCATTGCCGGGGATCATTGGTGCGTTCCTATTGGCAGCTTCTCGTGCCATAGGCGAGACGATGATTGTAGTTTTAGCAGCTGGCAATAGTCCTTTACTACATGCCAATCCTTTAGAGGCAATTTCGACTGTCACCATCACCATTGTCAATCAATTGACAGGTGATACTGACTTTGCAAGCCCACAAGCTTTAGTCGCATTTGCCTTAGGTCTAACGCTGTTTGTGATTACCTTGGGTTTAAACATAGTTGCACTGTATATCGTGCGTAAATATCGCGAGCAATACGACTAATGACAACATCTCATCCATCTTCCATCGATCAGCCATTTGATGCAGCGACAGCAGCAGAATTACGTGAAAAGCGTAATCGTAAAATTGCCAGTTCATTGGCTAAGCGCCATCGTAAAGAAAAAGCATTTAAGTTCTTTGGTTTAGCTGCAGTTATTACGGGCTTATTCTTTGTGGTTCTGCTTTTTGGCAGTATTTTGATCAAAGGTATTCCTGCTTTTTGGCAAAATAGCCTAAGTCTTCCAATTTATTTTGATCCGAATATTATTGAAGTATCTAAACAACCCATACGTAGCAATAATGAGTCACCCGCACAATTTGAAGAGCGAAAAATTGCATGGCAGACTGAAATGGGTATGGTTGACTGGGATGCCATTTTGGTCAATGGCATTGTAGCCAAAGATCCATCACTGGCAGCAAAGCGTGACGAGCTATCGAGTTTATATACCAGTTCAGAAGCCTATCGGATTCGAGATATGGTGATGCAAGATCCATCACTCATTGGTAAAAAACAAGAGATTAAAATTCTTGCAGATGCCAATGTTGATGTGTGGTTGGCAGGGAATATTGATCGATCACTGCCAGATGAGCAGCAGCAACTCAGTCCTGAAATTCGTCAAATTGCGGATGATTTAAAAGCTAAAGGTATTATTGAAAATACATTTAATACTGATATTTTTTCACGACCAGATTCGCGAAGTTCTCCAGCAACGTCAGGATTGGCAGGGGCATTTGTCGGTTCATTGTTTATGATGTTGATCGTGATTTTTATCTCGATTCCAATCGGGGTTGCATCCGCAATCTATTTAGAAGAATTTGCACCGAAAAATGTCATTACAGATATTATAGAAGTCAATATCAATAACCTTGCCGCTGTACCTTCAATTGTATTCGGTTTACTCGGTGCAGCTATTTTTATTGGTTGGATGCATCTGCCACTTTCAGCGCCATTAGTGGGTGGTCTGGTTCTAAGTCTCATGACATTACCCACTGTAATCATCACCACTCGTGCTGCGCTTAAAGCTGTTCCACCATCAATTCGCCAAGCTGCATTGGGCTTAGGGGCGTCTCGTTTGCAAACTGTCTTTCACCATGTATTACCGCTTGCCTTACCAGGTATTTTAACGGGGGCAATTATTGGAGTGGCACAGGCTTTGGGTGAAACAGCGCCGTTATTGCTGATAGGGATGAGTGCATTCGTTGCCAGTGTTCCAGCAACGCCACTTGATCAATCGAGTGCATTACCTGTACAGATTTTCTTATGGCAGGGCAATGAGCTTCGTAATTTCTTCGAAGGTCGTACCGCTGCAGCCATTATCGTATTACTGGCACTGATGGTGGGTTTAAACAGCATTGCAATTTGGTTACGTAAGAAATTTGAAGTTCGATGGTAATCAAGGACAAAATTATGAATACTGTGACTGTAATAAAAACAAATGCCTTAGATCAGGATAAACACGTGAATCCAGAACAAACTCACTTGAATGTGCCAGAAGCTGAACATAAACGCACAGCGCAATCTTTCACTTCACAATTTGATCAAAATCAACATACTGAGAAAAAGGCATCTCATACTAATACCGTAAAAATGAGTGCTTCGGATGTACATGTATTTTATGGTGAATCTGAAGCCATCAAAGGTATTGACCTCAACATTTATGAAAATGAAGTGATTGCTTTTATTGGGCCGTCTGGTTGTGGTAAGTCGACTTTCTTACGGACTTTAAACCGTATGAATGACACCATTGATTCGTGTCGAGTCAAGGGCAAAGTGTTGTTAGATAACCAAGATATTTATGATCCAAATCTTGATGTGGTCTTGCTACGTGCGCAAGTCGGTATGGTCTTTCAAAAACCCAATCCTTTCCCAAAATCAATTTTTGACAATGTTGCCTATGGTCCAAAACTGCATGGTTTAGCACGGGATAAATACGATTTAGAAGAAATTGTTGAAAATAGTTTGCGTAAAGCTGGTCTATGGGATGAAGTGAAAGATCGACTCAGTCAAGCAGGAACGGGTCTGTCTGGTGGTCAACAACAACGTTTATGTATCGCCAGAACCATTGCAGTGAGTCCTGAAGTTATTTTAATGGATGAACCATGTTCAGCATTAGATCCGATTGCGACGGCTAAAGTAGAAGAGCTGATTTCTGAGCTTTCAACTCAATATACCATTGCTATAGTCACGCATTCCATGCAACAAGCTGCACGTGTTTCAGATCGAACTGCATATTTCCATTTGGGTGATTTGATTGAAGTGAATTCAACTGAGAAAGTGTTTACTCAGCCTGATCATCAATTGACTGAAGCTTATATTACAGGGCGTTTTGGTTAATACAAGTTTAGATTTTAGAAAGAGCCTTCGGGCTCTTTTTTTATGGCTTCAATATATACATTTCAAATAAGCATTTCCTACAGTTTATTTGCTCTACAAGCATTATTTTAGAAAAGCTTATCTATAAAAAATGGTTTTAGATTTTGTTTATGAAAATAAACTATAAGGCCAGATAAGAATTAAATCATTCATCGAACATCTCATATTTCAATATTTGGAAGGTCACATTGGATTGGCTCTATATACACGGTGTCTGGCCACAGTTTGTTGCAGCAACTTTGACCACTTTAAAAATTTCTCTCATCAGTATCGTGCTTTCGATTGGCGTGGGGCTGATTGCCAGTATTATTTTGACTTATAAATATCCTGTATTGGATAAACTCACTGCTATTTACATCGAACTTTCACGTAATACGCCTTTACTGATTCAATTGTTTTTTCTGTATTACGGTTTACCGAAATTGGGCATTCGTCTTGATGGCATGACTTGCGGCATCATTGGTCTTACTTTCCTTGGTGGCGGTTATATGGCTGAGGTTTTTCGAGGCGGCTTGCAATCTGTATCTAAAGGTCAAATCGATTCAGCCAAAAGTGTTGGATTAAATGCTTTTCAAGTATTTCGTTTTGTGACTTTGCCGCAAGCGTTGGCCGTGTCTATTCCTGCCATTGGTGCAAATTGCTTATTTTTAATTAAAGAAAGCTCCGTATTAAGTGCCATAGCCATTGTCGAATTACTCTTTGTGACTAAAGATTTAATTGGTATGGATTACAAAACCACTGAAGCCTTATTTCTATTGATTTGTGCTTATTTAATTATTTTATTGCCAGTTTCTGCTTTGACCAGTTACTTCGAGTATCGCAGTCGGAGGGTCAGTCATGGGCATTGAGTTTTTATTTCAACCGAGTCACTTAGAACGACTCATGTTCGGACTTTGGCAAACCATTAAAATTGCCATGATTTCTGTGGTATTTGCAGCAATTTTAGGTGCAATTTTTGGTGTGATCATGACCTCCAAAAATCCGATCATCAAGGTGCTATGCCGAATCTATCTTGAAGCGATTCGGGTTATTCCAATTTTGGTTTTACTGTTTATCTTCTATTTTGGTTTTGCCACATGGTTTAACTGGCAGTTTTCGTCATTTTGGGTCTGTGTTTTCGTCTTTGTCCTATGGGGCACTGCGGAAATGGGAGATTTAGTCCGGGCGGGCATTACTTCAATAGAGCAACATCAGCGAGATTCTGCTTTGGCACTCGGGTTATCCAATACTCAAGTTTTGACCTATGTGGTCTTTCCACAAAGCTTAAAACGTATTACTCCTGGGGTGATCAACTTGTTTACCCGTATGGTGAAAACCAGTTCACTCGCCGTACTGATTGGTGTGGTTGAAGTGCTCAAAGTTGGACAACAGATTATTGAAAATTCACTTTTAATCGTACCGAATGCATCTTTGTGGATCTACGGTTTTATTTTTATTTTGTATTTCATCATTTGTTATCCGCTGTCCTTGGCGTCACGTTATTTAGAAAAAATTTGGGAATAAGCCATGTCATTACTCGAAATTAAAAATTTAAAAAAATCCTTTGGTGATACTCAAATTTTAAAAGGCATTAACCTGAATGTGTCGCAAGGTGAAGTGGTGGTGATTCTTGGACCTTCAGGTTGCGGGAAAAGTACTTTGCTACGTTGTATCAATGGACTGGAACAGATTCAAGCAGGAGAAATCCGACTTGAAGGCGTGGGTGTACTGGGTCGAGATGTTGAGTGGACCAAAGTCCGTCAAGATGTTGGGATGGTGTTTCAAAACTATGAATTATTTGGGCATATGAATGTCATTGACAATATTTTACTGGGTCCTGTGCAGGCGCAAAAACGGCAACGAGCTGAAGCAGAGCAAGTCGCAGATGCGCTATTAAAGCGCGTCGGGTTGTATGACCGAAAATTGGATTACCCACGTAATTTATCGGGTGGGCAAAAACAGCGAATTGCCATAGTCCGTTCGCTGGTGATGCAACCGAAGGTCATTTTGTTAGATGAAATTACCGCTGCGCTAGATCCTGAAATGGTACGTGAAGTTTTGGATGTGGTTTTAGGCTTGGCGCAAGAGGGAATGACCATGCTCATTGTGACGCATGAAATGGGCTTTGCACAAAAAGTGGCAGATCGTATTATTTTCATGGATAAAGGCAACATTATTGAAGAAGCCACACCAGATGTGTTTTTCAAACAACCGAGTACAGAACGTGCCAGAACATTTTTAAATATTTTAACGTATTAAGCGAATAACACCTTAGAAGGATAATAAAATGAATGCTTTAAAATCTCTCATTATTGCAAGTGGTTTAACAGTGTCAGCTTTGGCACTCACTGCTTGTGAAAAATCACAACCGACATCTTCAGATTCAACCTCAAGTATTGAACAGATAAAGAAAAAAGGCGTGATTCGTGTTGCTGTATTTGCGGACAATCCACCGTTTGGATATGTCGACAGCCAAGGCAAACATCAGGGTTTTGATATTGCATTGGCGAAGCATGTGGCGAAAGATTTGTTGGGCGATGAAAATAAAATTGAATATGTTGTCACTGAAGCTGCCAACCGTGTGGAATTTTTAAAGTCCAATAAAGTGGATGTGGTTTTTGCCAGTTTTTCAGTCACACCTGAACGTCAGCAAGTGGTCGACTTTGCTGAACCGTATTTAAAAGCATCCTTAGGAATCACATCGCCAAAAACAGCACCCATTACCAACATTGAGCAACTAGAAAATAAAATTTTAATTGTCAATAAAGGTTCGAGTTCTGACAGTTTCTTTACTAAAAATTATCCAAAAATCAAATTACTCAAATTTGAACAAAATACCGATGCTTTTAATGCGCTCAAAGATGGTCGAGGTAATGCCATTTCTCAAGACAGTACTTATGCGTTGGCATGGGCAGCAGAAAATCCAGATTTTGTAGTCGGTATCCCGCAAATTGGTAATGAAGACTTCATTGCGCCTGCTGTACGTAAAGGCAATATCGAGCTGTTAAATTGGCTGAATACTGAAATTAAACAGCTTAGAGATCAGGGTGAAATTGAGAAAATTTATAACCAAACTTTGAAACCGCTTTATGGTGATAAAGTCGATGCCAAAATTTTCTTAGATGTAAAAGTGAAATAAAAAATCATCAACGAAAAGGAAATAACATGAACGTATTAAACAGTATGAAGGGTGCATTAGTGGTCAGTCTATTCAGTATAGGCTTGATGGCTTGCGGACAAAATGCAGAACATAAAGATGAAGCTAAAGTTAAACAAGAACCAGCAGTTTCAAGCATTGAACAAATCAAGAAAAATGGCGTGGTACGTATAGGCGTATTTAGTGATAAACCGCCGTTTGGTTATGTAGATGCGCAAGGTAAAAATCAGGGCTTCGATGTCGAGATTGCCAAGCATGTCGCGAAAGATTTGTTGGGTGATGAAAACAAAGTTGAATTTGTTTTAACGGAAGCAGCTAACCGCGTGGAATATTTAAAAGCCAATAAAGTGGATATTATTTTTGCCAATTTTACCGTTACACCTGAACGCAAAGAAGTCGTCGATTTTGCTTCGCCGTATTTGAAAGTAGCTTTGGGTGTGGTGTCACCTAAAGATCAACCCATTACAGATGTTGCTCAACTCAAAGACAAAGTGTTATTGGTCAACAAAGGCACCACAGCAGATGCCTATTTTACGAAAAAATATCCTGACATCAAACTGCAAAAATATGAACAAAACACTGAAACTTTTGATGCATTAAAAGATAAGCGTGGTGTGGCATTGGCACATGATAATTTACTGGTCTTGGCATGGGCAAAAGAAAATCCGAATTTTACCGTGGCAATCAAATCATTGGGTGAGCAAGAGTTGATTGCACCTGCAGTGAAAAAAGGCGACACCGCATTGTTAGATTGGTTAAATCAGGATTTGCAAAAGCTCAAGAAAGAAGGTGTGATTCAACAAGCATATGAAAAAACCTTAAAACCTGTTTATGGGGACACGATTGAGCCTAAAGATTTATTGGTCGAATAAAGTATTAAAACCGCATTTTTAAATCAAAGTAAAAAGAACAACGATATGTTGTTCTTTTTTTATTCAGAATCGCCACAAAACTTCAATATGAATATTTTTGAGGCATGAAATACTAGATAAGCATTAAAAAAATCTAGGTATATACGCGTAATGAAACACAAATTTAAAGTTTTAATGTTCTCTTCTGTTTTGGCACTTTACGCTTGTGATCGTAAAAATGATACAAGTGAGCACTCTTCAGCTTCAAAAAATCCCACAATTCAATTTAATGCTGATCATATGATGAAGCATTTAGAACAATTTCAAGATATAGCGCAACAGCATGGGGGTAACCGCGCAGTAGGGACTGAGGGGGGAAAAGCCAGTGCCAATTATATTCTTGAACAAGCACAAAAATCGGGGTTTACCGTTAAAACCTATGCATTTCAAAATCGTGAAAAAACGGTGGGGCAAAACATTATTGTCGAAATTCCAGGTCAGTCTGAAGACAAGATTGTATTGATGGGTGCGCACTATGATTCTGTTAAAAGTGGTCCAGGGATAAACGATAATGCATCTGGTGTTGCAGTGTTAATTGAGCTGATGAATCAGATTCATCAAAATAAAATTCAGCCTAAGCATACCTTACACCTTGCATTTTGGGATTCAGAAGAAGTTGGAATTGCAGGTTCTCAAGACTATGTTAAAAACTTAAAGTCTGAACAATTGAAAAAAATTAAAGCTTATATCAACCTCGATATGGTCGGAACAAAAAATCCAGACATCCTGATTGCTGATGGTGATCATTCTTCAGTCGATGAGATGGAGAAAATGCTGAAAGAGCGTGGAATGAAAGAAGCGGATTATAAAACTTTAACAGATGGATTACGTGGGTTGCCAACACATGCGGGAGATTTGGCTTTAGAAAATCACTTAAAAGATTTTTTTAAACAGAAAAATCTCAAGATTAAAGAAGATCTCTCAATCTTAACGGCCAGTGATACAGCCCCTTTCTTGGGTAAAGTTCCTGTAAGTTCAATCATTTTATTTAAAGAAGAAATGAAAGGAAATGAACTCTATTTTGCACCGTGTTATCACCAAGCATGTGACACGATTGATTTAGTTGATCCGAAATCTCTAAAGCTTGCAGGTGAAGCATTAAATGATTTACTTGGACATATAGAATAATCATGCAGAATTAACAATGAGAATGTTGGCTTTCATGTGTTGTAAAGACTGCTGAAAGTCCAACAAACACTCATGCGACTATGATTTAGCCAATTAAACAATTTTTAATAAAATAATCTAGAACAAGATAAAGAGTGAAAAGTGATGTATTGAATGAGATAGGAATTATTTAGATACAAGCTCAGTAAGGCATACATAGACACCACATTCAATTTTTTTATCTGAAAATAAAAGCTTTCTTCAGTTTTCAGTGATTATTTCCTTACATTATCCTGCATTGGTATCTAGCTGATTTGGTCAATAAGAAGTAGAATATGCGCTCTCTTCAAGTCACATTGTGGCATGGTTCGAAAGACCAGCCCGTGGAGCCAAAATCAGCATGTTTATCGTGGCCGGTGCACCAGCACACTCTTCTTTTAAGCAAACTCAACTACTCTCACGTCTATCGTCAATTAGTTCTGTTCAGTCAATAGAAAGTCAATGGGTCTATTTGTTTGACCAAGCCCTCAACGAACAACAACAGCAATCTGCTTTACAGCTACTCAATGATGGTGAATCTTTTGAAATTCGCCAAGCTACAAGTGATGAAGTTCAGATTTTAGTCACACCACGTTTAGGTACGATTTCTCCGTGGTCATCTAAAGCGACTGACATTTTTGCGAACTGTAATACTCCGATACACCGCCTTGAACGCGGTGTTTTGTTTACTTTAAAAGGTATCTCAGAAGTATCAAATGAAGTAAAACAAGTCTTACATGACCGTATGACTGAAAGTGTGTTCAATCGAATTGAAGATGCTTCAGCACTGTTCTTGGAAACTGAACCAAAACCTTTAAATAGCATCGATATTTTAGGTGAAGGTAAAGAAGCGCTGGTTCAAGCAAACTCAGAATTTGGTTTTGCATTGTCAGATGAAGAAATTGATTATTTAACTGATGCATTTACCAAGATGGGTCGTAACCCGCATGACATTGAACTCATGATGTTTGCACAAGCAAACTCTGAGCATTGCCGTCATAAAATCTTTGGTTCTGAATGGACAATCGATGGGGAAGTTCAACCATTGTCATTGTTCCAAATGATTAAGAATACTTATAAAGAATCTCCAACAGATGTTTTGTCGGCATATAAAGACAATGCGTCAGTGATTGTGGGTTTTGACACGCACCGTTTCTATCCAACTCAAGAAGAAAATGGTCAGCACGTTTATAAATATAAGAGCCAAGCTGCCCATATCTTAATGAAAGTTGAAACGCATAACCATCCAACTGCGATTGCGCCATTTGCGGGTGCTGCGACAGGTTCGGGCGGTGAAATCCGTGATGAAGGTGCAACAGGTCGTGGTGGTAAACCAAAAGCAGGTTTAACGGGTTTTACAGTTTCAAACTTGAATATTCCAGGTTTTGAACAACCTTGGGAAGAACACTACGGTAAACCATCTCGTATGGCATCTCCACTTCAGATTATGATTGAAGGGCCTTTGGGTGGTGCAGCGTTTAACAACGAATTTGGTCGTCCTGCGCTCAATGGTTATTTCCGTACTTTTGAACAAAACGTCAATGGTGAAGTGAAAGGCTTCCATAAGCCAATCATGATTGCGGGTGGTTACGGTAATATCCGTCCTGACCATGTTGAAAAAGATGCCATTCAACCAGGCGATTTACTCATCGTGTTGGGTGGACCTGCAATGCTCATCGGTTTAGGTGGTGGTGCAGCATCTTCAGTCGACAGCGGTAAATTGGGTGAAAATCTTGACTTTGCTTCTGTACAACGTGAAAACCCAGAAATGGAACGTCGTTGCCAAGAAGTGATCGATACTTGTTGGCGCTTTGAAGACAATAACCCAATCGTGTCTGTGCATGATGTGGGTGCGGGCGGCGTATCGAATGCAATGCCTGAATTGGTGAATGACCATGAACTTGGTGCAGTGTTGAATCTTCGTAAGATTCCATCGCTTGAGCCAGGGATGTCGCCAATGGAAATCTGGTCAAACGAAGCGCAAGAACGTTATGTGTTAGCGATTCGTCCAGAGTCATTGCCATTATTCGAATCGATCTGTGCGCGTGAACGTTGTCCGTTTGCTGTATTGGGTGAAGCAACTGAAGCTCGTCATTTAACAGTTGAAGATCCGTTATTTGAAAACAAAGCTGTCGATATGCCAATGCAAGTCATGTTGGGTGGTACGCCACGCATGAGTCGTTCTTATGAAACGATTGAACGTAAAGGCGATGATTTCGAAGCTTCAAAAGTCACTGACCTAAAAGATGCAATTTATCGTGTACTTAAAAATCCAACTGTTGCATCTAAATCATTCCTGATCACTATTGGTGACCGTTCAATTACAGGTATGGTTGCACGTGATCAGTTTGTAGGCCCTTGGCAAGTTCCAGTTGCTGATGCTGCGGTAACAACAACAAGCTTAGTCGGTTACACAGGTGAAGCAATGGCAATGGGTGAACGTCCACCTGTGGCTTTGCTTAATCCTGCAGCTTCCGCGCGCTTGGCAGTAGCGGAATCGATTTCGAATATTATGTCTGCAAAAATCGAGCAAATTAGCGACATTAAATTGTCTGCAAACTGGATGGCAGCAGCAGGTCAAAAAGGTGAAGACCAAGCCTTATTCGAAGGTGTAAAAGCCATTGGTATGGAAATGTGTCCTGCTTTGGGTATCGCAATTCCGGTAGGTAAAGATTCTTTATCTATGCGTACCACTTGGAATGAAGACGGTGTTGATAAATCTGTCACTTCGCCAATGACAGGGGTGATTACCGCATTTGCACCAGTCACAGATGTTCGCAAAACTTTAACCCCCGAACTTAAAAATATTGAATCTGTACTTGTACGTATCGATTTGTCTAAAGGTCAATTCCGTCTTGGCGGTTCGATTTTAGCGCAAGTCTATAAAGCAATTGGTTCGGTAACACCAGATGTCGACAGTTTTGATGATTTCAAAGCATTCTTTGCATTGGTTCAAGATTGGAATAGTCGTGGCTTAATCAAAGCCTACCATGATATTGGTGATGGTGGTTTAATCGCAACTGTTGCAGAAATGATGTTTGCTTCACGCTTAGGTGTAGCTTTAGAAGATCAATCGGTTGAATCGTTATTTGCAGAAGAAATTGGTGCAGTTCTTCAAATTTCTAAAGCGGATTGGGCAACTCTTGAATCTGAAGTTGCAACATCTAGCTTAAAAGATGCGATTACAGTTGTAGGTACTGTAAATACGACAGATACTTTAACGATAAACGGTTTAAGTCTTGATCGTAGCGATTTACAAGTTGCGTGGACTGAGGTGTCTCATCAAATTCAGCGTTTACGTGACAATGTTGAAACTGCAGACCAAGAATTTGCTTTAATCACAGATAAATCTCATAAAGGTTTAATTGCCAAACCGACCTTTGACCTTAATGAAGAAATTGAAGCGCCGTACATCAATGAACGCCGTCCAAGCATGGTGATTCTGCGTGAACAAGGTGTGAACGGTCATGTAGAAATGGCTGCGGCATTTGATAAAGTTGGCTTTAATACCGTTGACGTTCACATGAGTGATTTGCTTGCAGGTCGTATTAGTCTTGATGACTTCGAAGGCTTGGTGGCATGTGGTGGTTTCTCTTACGGTGACGTGCTTGGCGCTGGCGGTGGCTGGGCAAAATCAGTTCTGTTCAATCCAAAGCTTCGTGACCAATTTGAGAAATTCTTCAACCGTCAAGATACCTTCTCTTTAGGTATTTGTAATGGTTGTCAAATGTTGTCACAACTTGCGCCTTTAATTCCAGGTGCTGAACATTGGCCACGTTTCCATCGTAATACCTCTGAAATGTTTGAAGCGCGTGCGGTCAATGTTCGTGTTGAAAAATCAAATTCAGTTTTGCTTGAAGGTATGGATGGTTCGATTCTACCGATTGCAGTAGCACATGGTGAAGGTCGTGTGGTTGCACCTGAATCAAGTATTGCAGCATTGAATGCGGGCAATCAAGTGATTCTACGTTATGTGGATAGTCAAGGTAATGCAACTCAGCATTATCCATTGAACCCGAATGGTTCTCCTGA contains these protein-coding regions:
- the pstC gene encoding phosphate ABC transporter permease subunit PstC, with amino-acid sequence MNLLLIGVLLAIVAIAYQIGLRKSRALAGQGNNSAMLHSRPGYYGALVALWCGIPAFLVLLVWNIVEPNLMKQIVINQVPTQIASTLDPASLSVLIDRVQAIASGFGVSDQALPYEIKAAEQLAKFQSIANYAKLLVVLCIALIGLVIAKKRVLVQYRARNQVEKILNIGLALCSGVAILTTIGIVMSMFSEAMRFFQFVSPMSFFFGTEWNPGFSTSGSAEGSYGLLPLLWGTLMVSGIALFVAVPVGLMIAIYLAEYASPNFRSWAKPAIEVLAGIPTIVYGVFALMVIGPFLKSLGAMIGIDINATSALTAGLVMGIMIIPFVSSLSDDIITQVPRAMRDGSLGLGATKSETIRQVVLPAALPGIIGAFLLAASRAIGETMIVVLAAGNSPLLHANPLEAISTVTITIVNQLTGDTDFASPQALVAFALGLTLFVITLGLNIVALYIVRKYREQYD
- the pstA gene encoding phosphate ABC transporter permease PstA encodes the protein MTTSHPSSIDQPFDAATAAELREKRNRKIASSLAKRHRKEKAFKFFGLAAVITGLFFVVLLFGSILIKGIPAFWQNSLSLPIYFDPNIIEVSKQPIRSNNESPAQFEERKIAWQTEMGMVDWDAILVNGIVAKDPSLAAKRDELSSLYTSSEAYRIRDMVMQDPSLIGKKQEIKILADANVDVWLAGNIDRSLPDEQQQLSPEIRQIADDLKAKGIIENTFNTDIFSRPDSRSSPATSGLAGAFVGSLFMMLIVIFISIPIGVASAIYLEEFAPKNVITDIIEVNINNLAAVPSIVFGLLGAAIFIGWMHLPLSAPLVGGLVLSLMTLPTVIITTRAALKAVPPSIRQAALGLGASRLQTVFHHVLPLALPGILTGAIIGVAQALGETAPLLLIGMSAFVASVPATPLDQSSALPVQIFLWQGNELRNFFEGRTAAAIIVLLALMVGLNSIAIWLRKKFEVRW
- the pstB gene encoding phosphate ABC transporter ATP-binding protein PstB, with protein sequence MNTVTVIKTNALDQDKHVNPEQTHLNVPEAEHKRTAQSFTSQFDQNQHTEKKASHTNTVKMSASDVHVFYGESEAIKGIDLNIYENEVIAFIGPSGCGKSTFLRTLNRMNDTIDSCRVKGKVLLDNQDIYDPNLDVVLLRAQVGMVFQKPNPFPKSIFDNVAYGPKLHGLARDKYDLEEIVENSLRKAGLWDEVKDRLSQAGTGLSGGQQQRLCIARTIAVSPEVILMDEPCSALDPIATAKVEELISELSTQYTIAIVTHSMQQAARVSDRTAYFHLGDLIEVNSTEKVFTQPDHQLTEAYITGRFG
- a CDS encoding amino acid ABC transporter permease, with amino-acid sequence MDWLYIHGVWPQFVAATLTTLKISLISIVLSIGVGLIASIILTYKYPVLDKLTAIYIELSRNTPLLIQLFFLYYGLPKLGIRLDGMTCGIIGLTFLGGGYMAEVFRGGLQSVSKGQIDSAKSVGLNAFQVFRFVTLPQALAVSIPAIGANCLFLIKESSVLSAIAIVELLFVTKDLIGMDYKTTEALFLLICAYLIILLPVSALTSYFEYRSRRVSHGH
- a CDS encoding amino acid ABC transporter permease, giving the protein MGIEFLFQPSHLERLMFGLWQTIKIAMISVVFAAILGAIFGVIMTSKNPIIKVLCRIYLEAIRVIPILVLLFIFYFGFATWFNWQFSSFWVCVFVFVLWGTAEMGDLVRAGITSIEQHQRDSALALGLSNTQVLTYVVFPQSLKRITPGVINLFTRMVKTSSLAVLIGVVEVLKVGQQIIENSLLIVPNASLWIYGFIFILYFIICYPLSLASRYLEKIWE
- a CDS encoding amino acid ABC transporter ATP-binding protein, whose amino-acid sequence is MSLLEIKNLKKSFGDTQILKGINLNVSQGEVVVILGPSGCGKSTLLRCINGLEQIQAGEIRLEGVGVLGRDVEWTKVRQDVGMVFQNYELFGHMNVIDNILLGPVQAQKRQRAEAEQVADALLKRVGLYDRKLDYPRNLSGGQKQRIAIVRSLVMQPKVILLDEITAALDPEMVREVLDVVLGLAQEGMTMLIVTHEMGFAQKVADRIIFMDKGNIIEEATPDVFFKQPSTERARTFLNILTY
- a CDS encoding transporter substrate-binding domain-containing protein, translated to MNALKSLIIASGLTVSALALTACEKSQPTSSDSTSSIEQIKKKGVIRVAVFADNPPFGYVDSQGKHQGFDIALAKHVAKDLLGDENKIEYVVTEAANRVEFLKSNKVDVVFASFSVTPERQQVVDFAEPYLKASLGITSPKTAPITNIEQLENKILIVNKGSSSDSFFTKNYPKIKLLKFEQNTDAFNALKDGRGNAISQDSTYALAWAAENPDFVVGIPQIGNEDFIAPAVRKGNIELLNWLNTEIKQLRDQGEIEKIYNQTLKPLYGDKVDAKIFLDVKVK
- a CDS encoding cysteine ABC transporter substrate-binding protein; this encodes MNVLNSMKGALVVSLFSIGLMACGQNAEHKDEAKVKQEPAVSSIEQIKKNGVVRIGVFSDKPPFGYVDAQGKNQGFDVEIAKHVAKDLLGDENKVEFVLTEAANRVEYLKANKVDIIFANFTVTPERKEVVDFASPYLKVALGVVSPKDQPITDVAQLKDKVLLVNKGTTADAYFTKKYPDIKLQKYEQNTETFDALKDKRGVALAHDNLLVLAWAKENPNFTVAIKSLGEQELIAPAVKKGDTALLDWLNQDLQKLKKEGVIQQAYEKTLKPVYGDTIEPKDLLVE
- a CDS encoding M20/M25/M40 family metallo-hydrolase, producing the protein MMKHLEQFQDIAQQHGGNRAVGTEGGKASANYILEQAQKSGFTVKTYAFQNREKTVGQNIIVEIPGQSEDKIVLMGAHYDSVKSGPGINDNASGVAVLIELMNQIHQNKIQPKHTLHLAFWDSEEVGIAGSQDYVKNLKSEQLKKIKAYINLDMVGTKNPDILIADGDHSSVDEMEKMLKERGMKEADYKTLTDGLRGLPTHAGDLALENHLKDFFKQKNLKIKEDLSILTASDTAPFLGKVPVSSIILFKEEMKGNELYFAPCYHQACDTIDLVDPKSLKLAGEALNDLLGHIE